CTGTTGACCCCCTGAAGTAGCCTTGGCCACCCCCTGGCCACCCCATGTATAAAACACTGTACAGTAATGATGACACCTGCATAGTTACATCTGGGAAACAGAATTACATTTATCTTTGTCAGGTtgtttgtgttgtggttgtggtttcaAACTCAGTCTGATGATGACTGTGTCACACTTTCAACAGGGCCTCAAACTTTAGTTTGGGTTCTGAGCGGGAAAATAACTGAAAAATATACTTGTTAGTGGGAAACAGCTAGCCTGAGTCCCAGATATGTTTGTGCTGTCATTGTTTGGTGTGACAACAATATATAAGTTATcaagacagtacaaacagatctgggactcagGCTAGGAAAGAGCTAAACAGCAGTCAGAGGTTATGAGTGAAGTCCCCCTGATGACTGACAGATGACTGGTATCATTCCATATTTAACTAATGTGATATATTATATCAAATATTTGTATGGACAATGTTCTATTTTATTCTATTGAAATATAATACTTGATTCTGCCACAACATTTTTTAAGAAAACCTGTTACTCAGAAATAGCTAGAACTCATCCAGTGACGTCACTACCAGTCACACAACCTGAGAGACTGTGACCATGACAACTGGTAACTGACCACACGGTGTAGTGGTTGACTCTGAGTTGAGGGGAGCGTCAGAAAGACAGAACGGGGGAGAGTTAACTCTTTCTCAGCAGCTTCACTTTTAGTGTAAAATGGGCCTGTGGTGAACCAAGGTAGAGCTGTGTACATTCTCATGcgtgagtgtgagtgtgcgtgcagcagaagaggctggtgggaggagctatatgaagacgggctcattgtaatggctggaatggaatttgtggaacggtatcaaacaaaaacatatggggaaaaaaaaaaaaaaaaaacacaaacatatggaaaccacatgtttgactccattctATGAATTCCATTCCaaacattacaatgagcccatcctcctattgctcctcccaccagccaccactgatgTTCAGACATGAAGGTCTGCATGACTTTGTGCACGTATGTGGTGCTTCAGTGTGGGAACATGGTTTGTAGTCATGTCTGCTTGTAAAGTCAGAGCTATGATCAGGTATAAGCAGATTGTATCAGACGGTCTGCAAACACAAGTCCTGAAGctgaacaatacaaaacaacctcTGTTgcagtggtgacccgtcattcatAATTGGCCtatttttgcatgttattttgtcaTTCATTCTTGTTGCATAtcagtttgtaaacaatgtaaaaaaataaatcaatGAGATAATAAAgttgcatacaaacatggtttcttgagtaaggcagctccaaactGCAGGTTTGAGCCTAGCTCAGAGTTTTCTGTgtgtggtggggcagccagtgaaATTAACTGTTTCAATGCCaaacaaggctctgctgatagccaggtgtagcagtggtaaggtgttgggactgctgttgggactctgctgttgggacagctttatgtaggccctaacagttagTGTGCAccatttgtcaccattatagttaatgtattgtttagtgttgtgttgtgttttgtagTGGTTTCACTGGAGTTTGCATTAGATttttccccaccaagatttacattgCAAAATCACCACTGATGTTGACTATGACGCTACttcagctaatatggtgacaacgatgtaggctgtgtgtaccGGTTaggatatggtttggcttggaaaggttttttcacctggtcacatacagctgatgtgatGTGCATTgtagtccacaagtgaagggaaatggtgagaggaggagagcgcatagttgcgagaaggaatacaaagTGGCTGCTTTGAAAGTGAACTGTGATcatgggtgtattcattctgccgagtctgttgaaaaacgtttcttaaacggaagcaaaaataagaaatggggataaacatacctgaatttgtccaatagaaactcttgtttgcaactgttggactaataattacaccctagataagctagatgcaggcaagagtgtgcaaggtggtattgaatgtgtctgtCACCTCAAAATGTTCTCTCGACCTGCGTGCACCTACGTTGTACATTTTCATTCACTGGCTAGGTCGTAGCAACATCATGATGGGTGAAGGGACATTTTGAGTATCATGTCGTAGCCTAAACCTAtccttgttacattgaactgggtgaatagaatatgaatgacagtcatccaacatgctgtaatagaaaaaggccatgctcatgaaaaataaaatcatcctccctcatcttaaacggcaccaacCGCCACTGGTGGAGAGGAATAATAACCAAACAAAACATCCCTAACCAATAACATACACTTCTGCACAGAAATCACATACTGAAATGACACAGTCTATGTGAGGTTTAGTGTAACATAAAGTTGAGCtgctcacagtagacagacaggcctatgatcccagccagtaaaacacacagcagccccagaAACACTGCAACAACTAGGACGGGTCTCTTCCCTGAGCTATCAGGCTCTGTGGAGACAGATACTGTCATAGCATCATCAATGAGACAACAATCAAACATGGACTATAGCGACTGATATAGGGGTGAACCCTAACTTCAGCTTTAGTCAAATGTCACTTAGTCTCCCAGTATCATTAAGTTAAAATATGACCTAAGTGGAAGATAGAATTCACCCCATAATGAGTGATCCCAAGTATAAAGATTACCTTCTGTATCAGCTGTTAATGAAAAAATAACAATAGCTGTACTTTTAAAGTGCTGGTTTCTCACCTACATCTCTTTCCTGTTGAGGGGGACAGTGCATGTGGTTGTTAACCATACAGGTTCTCACAGCAACAGGAAGTAGATAGTGTCCAGTTACAGTACACAGGACTACATGGACATATAAATAACTTTCAGCAGTTAGAATACATCCTAAAATACACCGTAGGAGCCTCCAACATTTCAGAACATTTAACCTGGGACACATAGCATGTTGCATTTCATGTATCAATTTCCACACATAAATCATTTTAATGACTGTTTCAAAACCTTTCCCTTGTGAAGTAAGACACCATCGTTTGGAAGACAAGTTGTGTTCTGTTTTTAAATATTAATAATCTGTTTGTTAAGGTTTATTTTACTCAGTTGAGTTTGGAAGACTTGTGTTCGGGGCATTGGACATCGGCCAACCTCATTATCTTAAGTTAAACAGTTTGTGTGGCAAGTGGAGGGATAATAACCATTGGTTTAAACTtccatgtgtgtgtctctatgacTACGGTGTATTTACCAGTGTTCTGAGATTCAGGTTGTTTATCTATGGTCCTGTCCACAGTATCCTGTACACAGCTCTTGGGTCATTATACATATACTTGGGTCATTATGGAGCTGCACACAGTACAACAGACAGTATATTATGTTGTATATCCTGTTAAACAGCTGCTTTGGTTTAACAGTCTGTTGTGTCTGAGAACATACAGTGTTATAGATTTAGGGAGGACTTCACACCTTAACCAGTGGTTTGAGCAGACAGCAACCTCCAGGAGAGACACAACAGCAGATAGACACCATGCATGAGTGTGTGGATATGTAGCAGACAGCTCCACTGGTGCATTTTGCTTGATTTTGCTATTGGTAACATACGTTGTCCCTTGTACAGTGAAGGTTGTGAGTCATTCTCACCTTTGATTAccattgtttttgtgtgtgtgtgtgtatgcgtgtgtgtgtgtgtgtgtgtgtgtgtgtgtgtgtgtgtgtgtgtgtgtgtgtgtgtgtgtgtgtgtgtgtgtgtgtgtgtgtgtgtgtgtgtgtgtgtgtgtgtgtgtgtgtgtgtgtgtgtgtgtgtgtgtgccctctcAGTACTGttctgccctctgtgtgtgtccaggtaaCACTGTTTTAAGTATCCAATCACATTCACTCAGGAAGCTGGTAAACCTTGTTAAAGAACATTGTTCCTTTATTTATTGTGACTTTGTTATTCTTATTATTAAAGTGATAATCATAGGTTCATAATTGGACCCACTTTTTTTACGAAGCATAAGCCTATGACAAATCACATGACATGTTTCTAATAAAATAATGAAGAATCATTTTACAGAGTACAGTATGTCTACATCCTCTCCTCTAAATCTAAACACAACAATTATTTGTCTTATTGTTTATCTCTTCCTCATTCTCTTAattttcttcttcctcctctgtctctctctgacactaAGGCTCTATCTCAATTAGTCTTTCCTAgattcctctcctcctgtctcctctcctcctttcaacCCTATTAGAGGAGAAGGTCCAAGGCACCTCCCCTAGGATTGTATTCTCCAATgtgtttggagaaggaggggaggagagaggatgcgaggAGGAATCGAGTAAAGCCGAATTGAAAAAGAACTCATAGACAAGTCTGTAATACCACTATTTCACCTCTATGGTGTGTTCATCTCTCACTTTAACCACTAAGTGGGATTATCACTTAACCATTAAGTACTGTATCCAAACATCAACATAATAActacgagagagagacagggaaagagagagattgttACAGTAGGTTATTGTCAAACCACTTTCTCACAGATCCAGTTATGATTTGTGCCACATTTGTCATCATTCCATGTCTTTAGAGGGTCATCTTGTCCATAGTATATCTCAACACAGTCCTCCTGCCCATAGAACAGACCACCATTATTAGGCTGTCCTGTCCCCCAATACCTAaacaacacagagaaccagacaatcAGACACTGTGGTACAAACATCCTCCTCAATTAAAGACAAAGTCCTACGTTTTAAAGACACACTCTGTAAGATGTTATCAAGAATGGACCATTAacaatgacatgtattttttatatAATGACATTTTAATGTAAAAGTATGACTTGATTTCTAAGATACATCTATAGTTAGCATAGAATGACATCCATGAGTCGGAACATACATTTTGATGAACATGATTGGAAGCATTATATCATTGTTGTTTTGTATCTCCATATCACAAGGTAAAATGGTCAAATCTCTCACCCTGTGGTCAGTGGGGTGCCGTCCACCCACTTCCAGGTCCCCTCAGTAACAGAgtcagtcagaccaatccagGCTCTCATGTGGAGGTTGAAGAGAAATGTCTATTGTTGAGAAAGATAAAGATTATTTCACTCTTAATATATTTATAAAATACTGCAAACATATTAGTGTActgatgaaaagagagagactctctctctttctctgtctctctgtctctctgtctctctgtctctctgtctctctctctctgtctctctctctctctctctctccctctctctctctctctgtctctctctctgtctctctctctctctctctctctctctctctctctctctctctcgctctctctctctctctcacctgttcctctctgctgtttatgatcaccaggtctgctcctctcttcagacagtcctgtctgctctcctcccaGGTTTTCTTCTCAGTAGAGAGGAAGTACAAACTGGAGTCAAAGTATCTCCATCCCTCCTGACAATGCTGCTCTGTTGAAGAGTAAAGTTGAACATGTTGAGAAACTTAGTCAGTGTCTCTATCCTCAAAAACCCATTGATATAAAATTATTATAATTTATCACAGTTTATATCTCACCTATCACAAAAAGCTTTGCCTGAATATGGCCTTTCTcgtcagtcaggttgttgtatctggtctgtagctggtctctctcttcagtcaggttgttgtatctggtctgtagctggtctctctctgcagTTGTGTTGATTTTATAAAGGGAGAAACTCTGGAACAATGTGTTTCTTTTATCCTCAGAATCTTTGATGGCTCTGTTATCTACAAAGTATAAACAAATAGTTACTAGGTAAAACACCAGGTAAATAGGCCTAATAAGCTGCATTTCTTACAACTTGGTGATAAGCAATGAACTTGGAGACagactcacagtagacagacaggcctatgatcccagccagtaaaacacacagcagccccagacacactgcagcaaGTAGGAAGGGTCTCTTCCCTGAGCTATCAGGCTCTGTGGACAAATACAAGAGACttttatgtttttgtgtgtgtgtgtgtgtgtgtgtgtgtgtgtgtgtgtgtgtgtgtgtgtgtgtgtgtgtgtgcgtgtgcgtgtgcgtgtgcgtgtgcgtgtgtgtgtgtgtgtgtgttacctgagcGCTGGTCTCCTGGTTCATTATCAGGGGCAGTGTctgctgtctcttctctcttggtGCTGGTCTCACCGTCTCTCAGGGTGTCTGCACTGACATAGATATCAacaatcctctcctccatctcacctTTGTTAAACTTGACCTTCTTGTTCATATCTGGCTCAGCATAGATGACCTTTGACATCTTTAACAATGCCTGGGTCTTTCTTtctatgtaggtctactgtacatTAAGTCTCTGCTTCTAATTAATGTGGTGGTCTTCCAACATGGCCACCAGGAGGCGTCGTATGTCAACTGCAAACCCTCTATACGTTAAGTCTCTGCTTCTAGTGATATCTCTGTCTCTGAgtcatctgtgtgtctgtctgtgtgactgctgTAGGTGTTAACTTTAGGGAAGTATCAACAAATTGACGCGGGTAGTTGTGGCTATGCTAATGCAAAAATAGAACAAGTTGGCAtgcttgtgtgcatgtgtacgtgtGAGAGATTGTTACAGTGATTATTGTTAAACCATTTTCTGCAGCACAATATAAATCATTCCATGTCTCTACATGGTCATCTTGTCCAGAGTATATCTCAAAACAGTCCTCCTGCCCAGGGAATGGGAGTTGCTATTTGTGATGATGGACAGGACACTATCATACCAGGAAGACATAGATCATAGAGGGGACGTGGAGAACAAAGACTAGCTGTTAacatacactacagttcaaaagtttggggtcacttacaaatgtccttgttttttaaaataaagcacattttttgtccaataaaataacatcaaattgatcagaaatacagtggagacacttttttacctgtatttaactaggcaagtaagttagtTGTTAACATATATTAAATATCATATGTAACAGCCCCAAGATAATTCAGGGAGTTTCCAGAACTCCTCCTTCCTTTCACCTTTCTGCTGATCTGGACCCTCTGTTTACTCCCAAATATACATCAACATGTTCAGGAGGTCCAGGACAACAAACATGATAATGTCCATACAATAGATTTGACGCTACAAACTGCTCCAATTGGATATTGAGGGTGGGGAGGCTTAACCAGTGAGGATGAGATGGCGACATAACTGGCCGCAGCGCTCTTCTCTCTTAATGAATCTGATTGGTTGAGTTTTTGAGTGACAGCTGGTTGAACCACTGAAAAGATCCACTTCACTTCCCTCTTTTGAGACAAATATAGGGGAACAACAATCAACTATGAGCATTTGATATTGTGCTTATATGTAACTTGACAACAGACTGACTTTCAAAGATTattaggagaacacacagcagccccagacacactgcagcaacTCCAGAGGGTCTCTTCCACCACTGAAAATGTACTGAATCACAAATGATTAAAGTAAGATCTTTGGTAATATGTTTTACTGTATCATCCACACCACACAAATGAAGGTTTAGTAATACAGGGTAATCTCACCTGTTTAATatattgtgtggtgtgtgtgtgtgtgtgtgtgtgtgtgtgtgtgtgtgtgtgtgtgtgtgtgtgtgtgtgtgtgtgtgtgtgtgtgtgtgtgtgtgtgtgtgtgtgtgtgtgtgtgttcatgcaatCTTACCAGAAGCAACACCTCCCTCTCTTGGACTGGGTTTGAAGGCTCCTATGTTGCCATAAAATTGGCCATCAATATCTGTGTTCTTCATTGCATTAAGTTTGTTGTCTTCAAATCCATCTGGGATTTCATAGACTCCTTCTGACATCTTAACACACTTGTGCTAAAATACAGTAACTTCTACTCCTTACTCCAACTCTAATATACGTCTGTAGctgtgtcttctccctgcacTGTCCTGCGTCTGTGTGACTTTAGGTAGTGAAACTCTCTATCAGTCAACCAAAGTGTGAAATTAACACAACACTGGCCACCAcgtgactcccaccagccttagcttgataatataatacatgatatgactctcaccagtcttagtgtgataatatactacatgatatgactcccaccagccttagcttgataatata
This genomic window from Salvelinus namaycush isolate Seneca unplaced genomic scaffold, SaNama_1.0 Scaffold278, whole genome shotgun sequence contains:
- the LOC120039536 gene encoding CD209 antigen-like protein E — translated: MSKVIYAEPDMNKKVKFNKGEMEERIVDIYVSADTLRDGETSTKREETADTAPDNEPGDQRSEPDSSGKRPFLLAAVCLGLLCVLLAGIIGLSVYYNRAIKDSEDKRNTLFQSFSLYKINTTAERDQLQTRYNNLTEERDQLQTRYNNLTDEKGHIQAKLFVIEQHCQEGWRYFDSSLYFLSTEKKTWEESRQDCLKRGADLVIINSREEQTFLFNLHMRAWIGLTDSVTEGTWKWVDGTPLTTGYWGTGQPNNGGLFYGQEDCVEIYYGQDDPLKTWNDDKCGTNHNWICEKVV